AAGGATATCACAGAATCAAGAGGTACTTCAATCTCAGCATGATATGTTCCAAGACAAAGCAGTATAAatatttcaaaataaataaataaaaatggagTAGAAGAGCACATGTTTGGTTTGACTTACAGTGGAAAGACGGACTCGACTCCCACACCAGCTACTAATCTACGCAATCTGAAGGTTGTATTTATCCCAGCATTGCGCCTTGCTATCACAATCCCTTTCAACGTAGACTCTCGCCGTTTGTTCTCAGGAACTTGCTGTTTATTCACAGGATCAGTACCAGAAATGTATCCGGAGAGCGCTAAAGCAGCAACGTGAAATGCTATACCAATCTCATCTGAATGATGCATCCAGGCTGCACATCAGGAATCTCCCTCTCCGTGCGGACCTTTTCAACCGCCTCTTTGTTCAAGATCTGCAAAACCAAACAAAGAACATGACAAGCAGTTTTATGCTTTTGTGGCAACATTACTGCTACTGGATGTTATACATAGTAGTTCCTGCAAGTACCACTAAGCCTTACGTTCATAATGTGTCTTGCAGTCTTGTCGGGCCTCTTGAACTTGATGCGTGGGGGGTGCTCAACCGCAGGGGAGCTGGaatcgtcctcgtcctcggcgacCTCAGCAGTTCCCACCGTCGACAAACCCCTCGTCATGAGAACTTTTGCGCAGAAACCAGAGGAGGCAGGAACACCATCACGGGAAATGAACCGATTCTGCACGCAAAGAAATTGATCCAGACGACATGACCTGGACGAATTCGAAGAAACACACAAAAGAGG
This genomic window from Aegilops tauschii subsp. strangulata cultivar AL8/78 chromosome 4, Aet v6.0, whole genome shotgun sequence contains:
- the LOC109744172 gene encoding large ribosomal subunit protein bL19c — protein: MQSLLRNVCRAGNRGAAARLLEFAAPVATQPPSSAIKHLRPCGFTPPTGNRFISRDGVPASSGFCAKVLMTRGLSTVGTAEVAEDEDDSSSPAVEHPPRIKFKRPDKTARHIMNILNKEAVEKVRTEREIPDVQPGCIIQMRLQVPENKRRESTLKGIVIARRNAGINTTFRLRRLVAGVGVESVFPLYSPNIKEMKILDRKKVRRAKLYYLRDRMNALKK